From one Streptomyces spiramyceticus genomic stretch:
- a CDS encoding polysaccharide lyase 8 family protein, translating to MPLLPADAAAWSRRVFLATASATALGAAFSGGAFTGVAAAAPASFGGDEYDELRLRWVQLSLGAGFDPVVEPYASRLAEIGRFAAGFRASMAPADNSLWPGRTFDPPSGITYSYGRLWTMTQAYLQPGTGLTADASLLADIVRGLDHLSARIYNPSTTRYGNWWEWQIGSPRLLMDIVAGLYDKLTDAQRQAACAAVDHFVPDTMLTNYSGTSTGANRVDLCRSVALRGILGRSPAKIALARDALSPVFPYVTKGDGLYADGSFVQHTWVAYSGTYGQVMLDGLGRLFTLLAGSTWDVTDPNRQIILDSVENAYAPLIYNGLMMDSVNGRAISRGYLKSDDRHVMRSDHFHGQGLIAAIPLLAGGASEAERERWTAMVKGWIERDRTTPLLAAPQFNVADLSRLHAVAASPVAAAPEPVAHKLFASMDRAVHRRSGWAAGLSMASERISYYECGNGENPRGWHTGAGMLYWWPGERANDQYTDWFWPTVDFYRLPGTTVSTKRLADKAGGEWGVPKPATKWVGGATDGEFAAVGQHLKGLGSTLEARKSWFCVADTVVCLGAGITSTDGVPAETIVDNRNLGESGTNALTTGPHWAHLEGHGGWVLPDAVGTAGLHTLREDRTGSWSDINTTSTTERRTRRYQTLWFDHGTDPVDADYLYLLMPGASRRTVAARAADGHWLKVLANTRAVQGVEIRSLGFTAANFWQPGKAGPVSTTAPASVLVRKKWRTATLAVSEPTRSGQPLEVTWAHRAARVISKDPGVEVLSTGRTLRLRVTPGTAGATHLCEVALS from the coding sequence GTGCCGCTCCTGCCTGCCGACGCCGCCGCCTGGTCCCGCCGTGTTTTCCTCGCCACCGCATCGGCCACCGCGCTCGGTGCCGCATTCTCCGGTGGCGCATTCACCGGGGTCGCCGCCGCCGCGCCCGCTTCCTTCGGTGGTGACGAGTACGACGAGCTGCGCCTCCGTTGGGTGCAGCTCTCGCTCGGGGCCGGGTTCGACCCCGTCGTCGAGCCCTACGCCTCCCGCCTCGCCGAGATCGGGCGGTTCGCCGCAGGGTTTCGCGCATCCATGGCGCCGGCCGACAACTCCCTCTGGCCGGGCCGCACCTTCGACCCGCCCTCCGGCATCACCTACAGCTACGGCCGCCTCTGGACCATGACGCAGGCCTACCTCCAGCCCGGCACCGGGCTCACCGCCGACGCCTCCCTCCTCGCCGACATCGTCCGGGGCCTCGACCACCTCTCCGCCCGCATCTACAACCCCTCCACCACCCGCTACGGCAACTGGTGGGAGTGGCAGATCGGCAGCCCCCGTCTCCTCATGGACATCGTCGCCGGGCTCTACGACAAGCTCACCGACGCCCAGCGCCAGGCCGCCTGCGCCGCCGTCGACCACTTCGTCCCGGACACGATGCTCACCAACTACTCCGGCACGAGCACCGGCGCCAACCGCGTCGACCTCTGCCGCTCCGTCGCCCTGCGCGGCATACTCGGCCGAAGCCCGGCGAAGATCGCCCTCGCCCGCGACGCGCTGTCGCCCGTGTTCCCGTACGTGACCAAGGGCGACGGCCTCTACGCCGACGGATCCTTCGTCCAGCACACCTGGGTCGCGTACTCCGGTACGTACGGCCAGGTCATGCTCGACGGGCTCGGGCGGCTCTTCACCCTCCTCGCGGGCTCCACCTGGGACGTCACCGACCCCAACCGGCAGATCATCCTCGACTCCGTCGAGAACGCCTACGCGCCCCTCATCTACAACGGGCTCATGATGGACAGCGTCAACGGCCGTGCCATCAGCCGCGGTTACCTCAAGAGCGACGACCGTCACGTCATGCGCAGCGACCATTTCCACGGCCAGGGACTGATCGCCGCCATCCCACTGCTCGCCGGCGGGGCATCGGAGGCCGAGCGCGAGCGCTGGACCGCGATGGTCAAGGGCTGGATCGAGCGCGACCGTACGACGCCACTGCTCGCCGCACCTCAGTTCAACGTCGCCGACCTCTCCCGGCTGCACGCCGTCGCCGCGTCGCCCGTCGCCGCCGCCCCGGAGCCCGTCGCGCACAAGCTCTTCGCGTCCATGGACCGTGCCGTGCACCGGCGCTCAGGCTGGGCCGCTGGCCTCTCCATGGCCTCGGAGCGGATCTCGTACTACGAGTGCGGCAACGGCGAGAATCCGCGCGGCTGGCACACCGGCGCCGGAATGCTCTACTGGTGGCCGGGGGAGCGGGCCAATGATCAGTACACCGACTGGTTCTGGCCCACCGTCGACTTCTACCGGCTGCCCGGAACCACCGTGTCCACCAAGCGACTTGCCGACAAGGCGGGCGGTGAGTGGGGTGTCCCGAAGCCCGCCACCAAGTGGGTCGGCGGGGCCACCGACGGCGAGTTCGCCGCCGTCGGGCAGCATCTCAAGGGCCTCGGCTCCACCCTCGAAGCCCGCAAGTCGTGGTTCTGCGTCGCCGATACGGTCGTCTGCCTCGGTGCCGGCATCACCTCCACCGACGGTGTCCCCGCCGAGACGATCGTCGACAACCGGAACCTCGGCGAGTCCGGTACGAACGCCCTCACCACCGGCCCGCACTGGGCGCACCTCGAAGGCCACGGCGGCTGGGTCCTCCCGGACGCGGTCGGCACGGCCGGGCTGCACACCCTGCGCGAGGACCGCACCGGTTCCTGGAGCGACATCAACACCACCAGCACCACCGAGCGCCGGACCCGCCGCTACCAGACCCTCTGGTTCGACCACGGCACCGACCCCGTGGACGCCGACTACCTCTACCTCCTGATGCCCGGCGCATCACGCCGCACCGTCGCCGCCCGCGCGGCCGACGGCCACTGGCTGAAGGTGCTCGCCAACACCCGCGCCGTCCAGGGTGTCGAGATCCGCTCCCTCGGCTTCACCGCCGCCAACTTCTGGCAGCCGGGCAAGGCGGGGCCCGTGTCCACGACGGCTCCGGCGAGCGTGCTCGTACGCAAGAAGTGGCGCACCGCCACCCTCGCCGTCAGTGAGCCGACGCGCAGCGGACAGCCGCTGGAGGTCACCTGGGCGCACCGCGCCGCCCGTGTCATCTCGAAGGACCCCGGCGTCGAGGTGCTGTCCACCGGCCGTACGCTGAGGCTCCGCGTCACGCCTGGGACGGCGGGCGCGACGCACCTTTGTGAGGTGGCTCTCAGTTGA
- a CDS encoding acyl-CoA carboxylase subunit beta has protein sequence MTVLDETPAEPTDARGRVAELHALREQARRGPSDRATEAQHAKGKLTARERIELLLDPGTFKEVEQLRRHRATGFGLEAKKPYTDGVITGWGTVEGRTVFVYAHDFRIFGGALGEAHATKIHKIMDMAISAGAPLVSLNDGAGARIQEGVSALAGYGGIFQRNTRASGVIPQISVMLGPCAGGAAYSPALTDFVFMVRETSQMFITGPDVVRAVTGEEITQNGLGGADVHAETSGVAHFAYDDEETCIAEVRYLISMLPSNNRENPPTTPSEDPADRRSDVLLDLVPADGNRPYDMRKVIEELVDDGDYLEIHERWATNILCALARLDGQVVGIVANQPQSLAGVLDIEASEKAARFVQMCDAFNIPIITLLDVPGFLPGVDQEHGGIIRHGAKLLYAYCNATVPRISLILRKAYGGAYIVMDSQSIGADLTYAWPTNEIAVMGAEGAANVIFRRQIAEAEDSEAMRARMVKEYKAELMHPYYAAERGLVDDVIDPAETREVLISSLAMLRNKHADLPSRKHGNPPQ, from the coding sequence ATGACCGTTTTGGACGAGACGCCGGCCGAGCCCACAGACGCCCGCGGCCGCGTGGCCGAGCTGCACGCCCTGCGCGAGCAGGCCCGCCGCGGACCGAGTGACCGTGCGACCGAGGCTCAGCACGCCAAGGGCAAGCTGACCGCCCGTGAGCGCATCGAGCTGCTGCTCGACCCCGGCACGTTCAAGGAGGTCGAGCAGCTGCGCCGGCACCGGGCGACCGGGTTCGGCCTGGAGGCCAAGAAGCCGTACACCGACGGTGTCATCACCGGCTGGGGCACTGTCGAGGGCCGCACGGTCTTCGTCTACGCACACGACTTCCGCATCTTCGGCGGCGCGCTGGGCGAGGCCCACGCCACCAAGATCCACAAGATCATGGACATGGCCATCTCGGCCGGTGCCCCCCTGGTCTCCCTCAACGACGGCGCCGGCGCCCGCATCCAGGAGGGCGTCTCCGCGCTCGCCGGCTACGGCGGCATCTTCCAGCGCAACACCCGCGCCTCCGGTGTCATCCCGCAGATCAGCGTGATGCTCGGCCCGTGCGCGGGCGGCGCGGCGTACAGCCCCGCCCTCACCGACTTCGTCTTCATGGTCCGCGAGACCTCGCAGATGTTCATCACGGGCCCGGACGTCGTCCGCGCCGTGACCGGCGAGGAGATCACCCAGAACGGCCTCGGCGGCGCGGACGTGCACGCCGAGACCTCGGGCGTCGCGCACTTCGCGTACGACGACGAAGAGACCTGCATCGCCGAGGTCCGCTACCTGATCTCGATGCTCCCCTCCAACAACCGCGAGAACCCGCCGACGACCCCCTCCGAGGACCCGGCGGACCGCCGCAGCGACGTACTCCTGGACCTGGTCCCGGCCGACGGCAACCGCCCGTACGACATGCGCAAGGTGATCGAGGAGCTCGTCGACGACGGCGACTACCTGGAGATCCACGAGCGCTGGGCGACGAACATCCTCTGCGCCCTGGCCCGGCTCGACGGACAGGTCGTCGGCATAGTCGCCAACCAGCCGCAGTCCCTGGCCGGTGTCCTGGACATCGAAGCCTCCGAGAAGGCCGCGCGCTTCGTGCAGATGTGCGACGCCTTCAATATCCCGATCATCACTCTTCTGGACGTCCCCGGCTTCCTGCCCGGCGTCGACCAGGAGCACGGTGGGATCATCCGGCACGGCGCCAAGCTGCTCTACGCGTACTGCAACGCCACCGTGCCGCGGATCTCCCTGATCCTGCGCAAGGCCTACGGAGGTGCGTACATCGTCATGGATTCCCAGTCCATCGGTGCCGACCTCACCTACGCCTGGCCCACCAACGAGATCGCGGTGATGGGCGCCGAAGGCGCCGCCAACGTCATCTTCCGCAGGCAGATCGCCGAAGCCGAGGACTCCGAGGCGATGCGTGCGCGCATGGTCAAGGAGTACAAGGCCGAGCTGATGCACCCGTACTACGCCGCCGAGCGCGGCCTGGTCGACGACGTGATCGACCCCGCCGAGACCCGTGAGGTGCTGATCAGCTCTCTCGCGATGCTCCGGAACAAGCACGCCGACCTGCCGTCGCGCAAGCACGGCAACCCCCCGCAGTAA
- a CDS encoding acyl-CoA carboxylase subunit epsilon, with protein sequence MNESMLRVEKGNAEPEELAAITAVLMARAASRSGGDTPHRGRSTAGWRRLERTPGFRAPHSWQR encoded by the coding sequence ATGAATGAATCCATGCTGCGTGTCGAGAAGGGCAACGCCGAGCCCGAGGAGCTGGCGGCCATCACCGCCGTCCTGATGGCCCGTGCCGCCTCCCGGTCCGGCGGCGACACGCCCCACCGCGGCCGCTCCACCGCCGGCTGGCGCCGCCTGGAGCGCACGCCGGGCTTCCGGGCGCCGCACAGCTGGCAGCGCTGA
- a CDS encoding GTP-binding protein, with protein MDFASSSSGAARSTTSAKIVVAGGFGVGKTTFVGAVSEINPLRTEAVMTSASAGIDDLTHTGDKTTTTVAMDFGRITLDQDLILYLFGTPGQDRFWFMWDDLVRGAIGAVVLVDTRRLADCFPAVDYFENSGLPFVIALNGFDGHQPYNPDEVREALQIGPDTPILTTDARHRADAKSALITLVEHALMARLR; from the coding sequence GTGGACTTCGCAAGCTCTAGCAGCGGAGCAGCCCGCTCCACTACCTCCGCGAAGATCGTGGTGGCGGGCGGCTTCGGCGTGGGCAAGACCACGTTCGTCGGAGCCGTCTCGGAGATCAACCCGCTGCGCACCGAGGCCGTCATGACGTCCGCATCGGCGGGCATCGACGACCTCACGCACACCGGAGACAAGACCACCACCACGGTGGCCATGGACTTCGGCCGTATCACCCTGGACCAGGACCTGATCCTGTACCTCTTCGGTACGCCCGGTCAGGACCGCTTCTGGTTCATGTGGGACGACCTCGTACGCGGCGCCATCGGCGCCGTAGTCCTGGTCGACACGAGGAGGCTCGCCGACTGCTTCCCCGCCGTCGACTACTTCGAGAACAGCGGGCTGCCCTTCGTCATCGCCCTCAACGGCTTCGACGGACATCAGCCGTACAACCCGGACGAGGTGCGCGAGGCCCTGCAGATCGGCCCCGACACCCCGATCCTCACGACGGACGCCCGCCACCGCGCGGACGCCAAGAGCGCACTCATCACGCTCGTGGAGCACGCGCTGATGGCACGCCTGCGGTAG
- a CDS encoding DUF742 domain-containing protein, translating into MATPPDGSSANWPYGQGQNQGDTSQNRFNFPSGPSRSQPYEQPQRHAQQPPRIQPVQQRRAPSPSQPNHNPLVRPYAMTGGRTRPRYQLAIEALVSTTADPSRLQGQLPEHQRICHLCREIKSVAEISALLTIPLGVARILVADLAEAGLVAIHQPGGDESAGGQPDVTLLERVLSGLRKL; encoded by the coding sequence GTGGCAACACCCCCGGACGGTTCTTCGGCCAACTGGCCTTACGGCCAGGGTCAGAATCAGGGTGATACCTCGCAGAACAGGTTCAACTTCCCCTCCGGGCCGAGCCGCTCTCAGCCGTACGAGCAGCCTCAGCGGCACGCTCAGCAGCCGCCCCGCATCCAGCCGGTGCAGCAGCGCAGGGCTCCCTCTCCCTCGCAGCCGAACCACAACCCGCTGGTGCGCCCGTACGCCATGACGGGCGGCCGCACCAGGCCGCGTTACCAGCTCGCCATCGAGGCACTGGTCAGCACCACGGCGGACCCGTCACGGCTGCAAGGGCAGTTGCCCGAGCACCAGCGGATCTGCCATCTGTGCCGTGAGATCAAGTCCGTTGCCGAGATCTCGGCACTTCTCACCATCCCCCTCGGCGTTGCCCGGATCCTCGTCGCCGACCTGGCGGAGGCCGGACTTGTCGCCATTCACCAGCCCGGCGGCGACGAGTCCGCCGGCGGCCAGCCAGACGTGACACTGCTCGAAAGGGTGCTCAGTGGACTTCGCAAGCTCTAG
- a CDS encoding roadblock/LC7 domain-containing protein yields the protein MSQAAQNLNWLITNFVDNTPGVSHTVVVSADGLLLAMSEGFPRDRADQLAAVASGLTSLTAGASRIFEGGAVNQTVVEMERGFLFLMSISDGSSLAVLAHPEADIGLVGYEMALLVDRAGSVLTPDLRAELQGSLLN from the coding sequence ATGAGCCAGGCGGCGCAGAATCTGAACTGGTTGATCACCAACTTCGTGGACAACACCCCCGGGGTGTCCCACACGGTGGTGGTCTCCGCCGACGGACTCCTGCTGGCGATGTCCGAGGGGTTCCCGCGTGACCGCGCCGATCAGCTGGCGGCTGTGGCCTCCGGTCTGACCTCGCTGACCGCAGGGGCTTCCCGGATTTTCGAGGGCGGCGCGGTCAACCAGACCGTCGTGGAGATGGAGCGCGGCTTCCTCTTCCTCATGTCGATCTCGGACGGCTCCTCGCTGGCCGTGCTCGCCCACCCCGAGGCCGACATCGGTCTCGTGGGTTACGAGATGGCACTCCTTGTCGACCGTGCGGGTAGCGTCCTCACCCCGGACCTGCGCGCCGAGCTGCAAGGAAGTCTTCTCAACTAG
- a CDS encoding nitrate- and nitrite sensing domain-containing protein, with protein sequence MRRSNTSSAQQQARGNFTPPPRTVASPATPPAAAPASSGSSSKFAPRNWRVPTRLNAILLIPVGVGLVMGGFQVKGSIDTWQEAQDAEKTAVLVRAASEYGQALLNERDLTAVPLLQGKRTSPEVTQAYATTDAAAKNFQEATENLPEKEGLERRLGLFAKEEPKLPALRKAAYSEALDPVKTEEGYVQIQHSLMELSNELGLGTGNITAYGRTVYAVQLAKAATSLQRSIGTHLLVRPSGKPEKLAQQTVAFNSYNYLEQIALAEYQSGGTQEDTDKLKAIMKGKAEDGAKKLAAAKQQADQAGVPFVAPPSKDGSVFAGMAEEIGQGKPSTLKQKGVTPQFWMAASTAKFEGYTEVENDLVDKAVTEAAEISSDAKTDAITNGLIVVIAMLTAVILAGLMARQMSRSMRQLRTAAFGIAEQRLPMLVDQLSRTEPGRVDTRVEPIPITTVDEIGEVARAFDQVHREAVRLAAEQAMLRGNVNAIFTNLSQRNQSLIEGQLTLITDLENNEADPDQLENLFKLDHLATRMRRNGENLLILAGEEPGRRWNQPVPLVDVLRAASSEVESYERIELSGVPESEIHGQAVTDLVHLLAELLENATTFSSPQTKVRVTATRLPDGRVMVEIHDKGIGLTAEDFADINHKLANPPTVDAAVSQRMGLFVVGRLADRHRIRVQLRPSGEQAGTTSLVMLPDAITHGGGGEMLPQDDFTVSSIIPEQQSYEPAQQSFESAPMRTAAELGFDDSRYEVPDDARDLDPVGRSLMREERRAQLEAQASGDRPLFRDEAPQASYDNGADPAQQQYAQPEQPAYDQGGYDDYPAYQTYPEGEYQEPATTQGQYEETFDAPSHQGNWQEETSYQGAYESEFGSEPESAPGAPASAQERVGFDRPGPTPASGPPLTDAGLPRRGGQQHWQPAGESAGQGAAQHPVTAQPQQQDAQQGGDGNGSGGTDEWRSSNDERWQRAEKLREPKAGGVTSSGLPRRVPKANLVEGTAEQTPQGGPQVSRAPEDVRGRLSNLRRGVQQGRNAGTDTNTAATYDQHGGHGNTYNQER encoded by the coding sequence CTCCTCATACCCGTGGGAGTCGGCCTCGTCATGGGCGGCTTCCAGGTCAAGGGCTCGATCGACACCTGGCAGGAAGCGCAGGACGCCGAGAAGACCGCCGTCCTCGTGCGCGCCGCGTCCGAGTACGGCCAGGCGCTGCTCAACGAGCGTGACCTCACCGCCGTACCGCTTCTCCAGGGCAAGCGGACCAGCCCGGAGGTCACCCAGGCGTACGCCACGACCGACGCCGCCGCGAAGAACTTCCAGGAAGCCACGGAGAACCTCCCGGAGAAGGAGGGCCTCGAGCGCCGTCTCGGCCTCTTCGCGAAGGAGGAGCCCAAGCTCCCAGCGCTGCGCAAGGCCGCGTACAGCGAGGCCCTCGACCCGGTGAAGACCGAAGAGGGTTACGTCCAGATCCAGCACTCGCTGATGGAGCTGTCGAACGAGCTCGGCCTCGGCACCGGCAACATCACCGCCTACGGCCGTACGGTCTACGCCGTCCAGCTCGCCAAGGCCGCCACGTCGCTCCAGCGCTCGATCGGCACGCACCTCCTGGTCCGCCCGAGCGGCAAGCCGGAGAAGCTCGCGCAGCAGACGGTCGCCTTCAACTCGTACAACTACCTGGAGCAGATCGCCCTCGCCGAGTACCAGTCGGGCGGTACGCAGGAGGACACCGACAAGCTCAAGGCCATCATGAAGGGCAAGGCGGAGGACGGCGCCAAGAAGCTCGCCGCCGCCAAGCAGCAGGCCGATCAGGCCGGCGTCCCGTTCGTGGCCCCGCCGAGCAAGGACGGCTCGGTCTTCGCCGGCATGGCCGAGGAGATCGGCCAGGGCAAGCCCTCCACGCTGAAGCAGAAGGGCGTCACACCCCAGTTCTGGATGGCCGCCTCCACCGCGAAGTTCGAGGGCTACACCGAGGTCGAGAACGACCTCGTCGACAAGGCCGTGACCGAGGCCGCCGAGATCTCCTCCGACGCCAAGACCGACGCCATCACCAACGGTCTGATCGTGGTCATCGCGATGCTCACCGCGGTCATCCTGGCCGGTCTCATGGCCCGCCAGATGAGCCGCTCGATGCGCCAGCTGCGCACCGCCGCGTTCGGCATCGCCGAGCAGCGCCTGCCGATGCTGGTCGACCAGCTTTCGCGTACGGAGCCGGGCCGCGTCGACACCCGCGTGGAGCCGATCCCGATCACGACCGTCGACGAGATCGGCGAGGTCGCCCGCGCCTTCGACCAGGTGCACCGTGAGGCCGTGCGGCTCGCCGCCGAGCAGGCCATGCTGCGGGGCAACGTCAACGCGATCTTCACCAACCTTTCGCAGCGCAACCAGTCCCTGATCGAGGGCCAGCTGACCCTGATCACCGATCTGGAGAACAACGAGGCCGACCCGGACCAGCTGGAGAACCTCTTCAAGCTGGACCACCTCGCGACCCGTATGCGCCGCAACGGCGAGAACCTCCTCATCCTCGCGGGCGAGGAGCCCGGCCGTCGCTGGAACCAGCCGGTTCCGCTGGTCGACGTGCTGCGCGCGGCCTCCTCCGAGGTGGAGTCGTACGAGCGCATCGAGCTCAGCGGCGTACCGGAGTCGGAGATTCACGGCCAGGCCGTGACCGACCTCGTGCACCTGCTGGCCGAGCTGCTGGAGAACGCCACCACGTTCTCCTCGCCGCAGACCAAGGTGCGTGTCACCGCGACCCGTCTCCCAGACGGCCGCGTCATGGTCGAGATCCACGACAAGGGCATCGGCCTCACCGCCGAGGACTTCGCGGACATCAACCACAAGCTGGCGAACCCGCCGACCGTGGACGCCGCCGTCTCGCAGCGCATGGGCCTCTTCGTGGTCGGCCGCCTGGCGGACCGGCACCGGATCCGTGTCCAGCTGCGCCCCTCGGGCGAGCAGGCCGGCACCACTTCGCTGGTCATGCTTCCCGACGCCATCACCCACGGTGGCGGCGGCGAGATGCTGCCGCAGGACGACTTCACGGTCTCCTCGATCATTCCCGAGCAGCAGAGTTACGAGCCCGCGCAGCAGTCCTTCGAGAGTGCCCCGATGCGCACCGCGGCCGAGCTCGGCTTCGACGACTCGCGATACGAGGTCCCGGACGACGCCCGTGACCTGGACCCGGTGGGCCGCTCGCTGATGCGCGAGGAGCGGCGTGCGCAGCTGGAGGCGCAGGCTTCCGGCGACCGTCCGCTGTTCCGCGACGAGGCGCCGCAGGCGTCGTACGACAACGGCGCAGACCCCGCTCAGCAGCAGTACGCGCAGCCGGAGCAGCCCGCGTACGACCAGGGCGGGTATGACGACTACCCGGCGTACCAGACGTATCCGGAGGGCGAGTACCAGGAGCCCGCGACTACGCAGGGCCAGTACGAGGAGACGTTCGACGCCCCCTCCCACCAGGGGAACTGGCAGGAGGAGACCTCCTACCAGGGTGCGTACGAAAGCGAGTTCGGATCGGAACCGGAATCTGCACCGGGCGCTCCCGCAAGCGCCCAGGAGCGCGTAGGCTTCGACCGTCCCGGTCCCACCCCGGCCTCCGGCCCCCCGCTGACCGATGCGGGCCTCCCGCGCCGCGGCGGTCAGCAGCACTGGCAGCCCGCCGGTGAGTCCGCCGGACAGGGCGCGGCGCAGCACCCGGTCACCGCACAGCCGCAGCAGCAGGACGCGCAGCAGGGCGGCGACGGGAACGGCAGCGGCGGTACTGACGAGTGGCGTTCGTCGAACGACGAGCGCTGGCAGCGGGCGGAGAAGCTCCGTGAGCCCAAGGCAGGCGGAGTCACCTCCTCCGGTCTTCCCCGGCGGGTTCCCAAGGCCAATCTGGTCGAGGGCACCGCGGAACAGACTCCGCAGGGCGGCCCCCAGGTCTCCCGTGCTCCTGAGGACGTGCGTGGCAGGTTGAGCAACCTGCGGCGCGGTGTCCAGCAGGGACGCAATGCGGGAACGGACACGAACACAGCGGCCACTTACGATCAGCACGGTGGCCACGGCAACACCTACAACCAGGAGCGTTAG